GAAGGACCTCAGGGTGATTTTGGACTTCAGTAGGTGTCCCGTCGGCTATCTTGGCTCCGAAGTTTATGCATATTACATGGGGGCATATTTCCATTACGAGCTCCATGTGGTGTTCTATGACCAGTATGGTCAGGTCGAAGGTTTTGTGTATATCCTTTATGAGCAGGTTCAATTCCTGAACTTCTTCAGGGTTCATCCCTGCAGCAGGTTCGTCAAGGAGTAAAAGCTCAGGCTTGAGGGCCAGGGCCCTGGCTATTTCGAGCCTTCTCTGGTGTCCATAGGGCAGAGTGCCGGCGGCTTGATATGCCCTATCGGCCAAACCCACCTTTTCCAGGAGTTCCAGGCTTTCCATCTTGATTTCCCGCTCAGTGGCCTTCCATCTGCCTAGGTGAGTTACAGCCTCCAAGAAGCTGTAGTTGTGGTGTTGCTGGCAAGCAGTCATTACGTTTTCCAGGGCAGTGGAGCGAGGGAATAACCTAAGGTTCTGGAACGTTCTGGCTATGCCTTTTCGTATCACTTCGTAAGTTTTGAGGCCAGTTATGTCCTCTCCCTTAAATGTAATGTGTCCGCTGTCGCAGTCGTACACGCCGGTTATGAGGTTGAAGATTGTAGTTTTTCCTGCGCCGTTAGGTCCTATGAGGCCGGCCAACTCGCCCTTCTTGAGGGAGAAAGTCATGTCGTTGACGGCATGGACTCCACCAAAGAATTTGTTGACGTTTTCAAGTTCCAGGATGTAAGACGACATTACATTTTCCCCCCTTCGGCAGATTGTGATTTTTCCTTTCTGAAGAGGTTCAATATGAGTCTGGGATGCAGTTCGTGCTGACCCATTATGCCTTCGGGGCGGAAAATCATTATCAACACTATAACGGCACCGTAGATGAGCATCCTATATTGGGATATGGGCCTGAAAAGCTCCGTAACCAGGGTGATTATGGTGGTGCCTATGAGCGTTCCGCTCAATGAACCCAATCCTCCAAAAACTACAACTGCAGTGAGCTCTGTGGACTTGAGCATATCGAACATGATAGGTTGAATGAACGACAAAAAACCTGCAAGCAAGGCACCGCTTATTCCGCAGTAAAAAGCCGAGATAGCAAGGCTTAAGACCCTGTAGTGTGCGGTGTTGAATCCAAGAAGCGATGCAGCTATGTAGTCATCTCTGCTTGCTTTGAAAGCCCTACCATATTTCCCGTTCAGTAGGAAGAACATGGCCGTTGCCATAACCACAAAGAATATTATTGCCACTGGCAAGGATGTGTATATGGGAATGCCAGGTATACCTCTAGAGCCCCTTGTGAGGGATTGCCAGTTTTCGAGTACGAGCCTAATGGCCTCTCCTAGGCCTATAGATGCAATGGCGTAGTAGTCTCCCATAAGCTTAAGGGTGGGGATACCCACCAGCCAAGCTATCAGCATTGCGCCGGCTCCTCCCAGCAATACGGCTGCCAGCCAATGAAATCCTGCCTTTATTATCAATAGGGAAGAAATATACGCTCCCAAAGCCATATAACCGGCATGGCCCAGAGTGAATATGCCGGTGAATCCTGTTAGAAGGGAGACTCCCATAGCCGCGATGGAGTTTATGCAGAGCAAGATTATTATACCGTCAATGTAGCCACCAAACACGTAAATACCTCCCTCCTATACCTTCTCTTTTACTTCTTTGCCAAAGAGCCCGCTGGGCCTGATCAGCAAAGTTACTATCAAAAGCAAGAAAACCACAAGGTCCCTCATCTGGCTGGAGATGAACCCTGCTGTGAGCATTTCCGCAAGGCCCAATATAAGGCTTCCCACCACAGCTCCGGGAAGGGAACCTAGGCCGCCGATTACCGCTGCTATAAAGGCTTTTATGGTTATCAAACCAAGTTGAGGATACAAAGTGTACCTTGCAGATAAGAATATGCCTCCCACGGCTGCTAAAACTCCTGCTACGAAGAAGACTATGGATACTAGTCTGTTGACGTTTACTCCCATGAGCCCTGCCACTCGGAGGTCGTAGGCCGCGGCTCTTATGGCAAGCCCCCATTTCGTCCTCGTGAGGAAAAGCTGTAGGCAGCCCAAGAACACCACTGCCGTAACGAGGGACAGTATGTCGAACATACTTGTCGTTGCAACCCCTAGCACGTTCACTGGTTTGGTGGGGATGACAGGTGGCAGCGCTCTGAACCGACCTCCCGCCAAGATGACGAAGATGTTCTCAATCACTATGCTCATGCCCATGGAAGCAATGAGAAGGTACAGGGTTATGTTAGTTCGCTCCCTTATGGGTTTGTAAGCAATTCTCTCTGTCAGTATGGCCGATATGCCTGCTCCCAACATGGCGGCCAGTCCAGCCACCCATATATTTGCCCCTGCTGTTCTGAGAATGAAATAGCAGATATACCCCCCTATGACCAAAAAGCCCCCATGTGCAAAATTTGAGAAAAGAAGTATGGAGT
The DNA window shown above is from Thermovirga lienii DSM 17291 and carries:
- a CDS encoding amino acid/amide ABC transporter membrane protein 2, HAAT family (PFAM: Branched-chain amino acid transport system / permease component~COGs: COG4177 ABC-type branched-chain amino acid transport system permease component~InterPro IPR001851~KEGG: aco:Amico_0157 inner-membrane translocator~PFAM: inner-membrane translocator~SPTR: Inner-membrane translocator): MFGGYIDGIIILLCINSIAAMGVSLLTGFTGIFTLGHAGYMALGAYISSLLIIKAGFHWLAAVLLGGAGAMLIAWLVGIPTLKLMGDYYAIASIGLGEAIRLVLENWQSLTRGSRGIPGIPIYTSLPVAIIFFVVMATAMFFLLNGKYGRAFKASRDDYIAASLLGFNTAHYRVLSLAISAFYCGISGALLAGFLSFIQPIMFDMLKSTELTAVVVFGGLGSLSGTLIGTTIITLVTELFRPISQYRMLIYGAVIVLIMIFRPEGIMGQHELHPRLILNLFRKEKSQSAEGGKM
- a CDS encoding ABC transporter related protein (PFAM: ABC transporter; Branched-chain amino acid ATP-binding cassette transporter~COGs: COG0411 ABC-type branched-chain amino acid transport systems ATPase component~InterPro IPR003439: IPR003593~KEGG: tai:Taci_0684 ABC transporter related protein~PFAM: ABC transporter related~SMART: AAA ATPase~SPTR: ABC transporter related protein); protein product: MSSYILELENVNKFFGGVHAVNDMTFSLKKGELAGLIGPNGAGKTTIFNLITGVYDCDSGHITFKGEDITGLKTYEVIRKGIARTFQNLRLFPRSTALENVMTACQQHHNYSFLEAVTHLGRWKATEREIKMESLELLEKVGLADRAYQAAGTLPYGHQRRLEIARALALKPELLLLDEPAAGMNPEEVQELNLLIKDIHKTFDLTILVIEHHMELVMEICPHVICINFGAKIADGTPTEVQNHPEVLRAYLGEEVE
- a CDS encoding amino acid/amide ABC transporter membrane protein 1, HAAT family (PFAM: Branched-chain amino acid transport system / permease component~COGs: COG0559 Branched-chain amino acid ABC-type transport system permease components~InterPro IPR001851~KEGG: aco:Amico_0156 inner-membrane translocator~PFAM: inner-membrane translocator~SPTR: Inner-membrane translocator), with protein sequence MQTLLQQIINGLSLGSVYALIAVGYSLVYSILLFSNFAHGGFLVIGGYICYFILRTAGANIWVAGLAAMLGAGISAILTERIAYKPIRERTNITLYLLIASMGMSIVIENIFVILAGGRFRALPPVIPTKPVNVLGVATTSMFDILSLVTAVVFLGCLQLFLTRTKWGLAIRAAAYDLRVAGLMGVNVNRLVSIVFFVAGVLAAVGGIFLSARYTLYPQLGLITIKAFIAAVIGGLGSLPGAVVGSLILGLAEMLTAGFISSQMRDLVVFLLLIVTLLIRPSGLFGKEVKEKV